The nucleotide sequence CTCCTTACTGTCTGATAAGCCTGCAAGTCAATACGCTAAGGGATAAGGTGATCCTGGCTGGACAAGCAGCAGGAAATTTAATAATGCCTTGTGGTGTTGAGCTGTGTGGTTTTAGCTAATTAAACTCAGTTGTATCCCTATGGAAACTTGAGGGTCCTTAAACCTTCTCTTCAGACAGTCTGTATCTTAATCTCTCCTCTTGTGTAAGTGGCTTATACTGCTGTTCATCTGTGTAGATCTCTTGGTTTGCTTTGCAGCCTCTTCAACATGGTGATAGATTTCTGCACTTCTAAGACCAAAAAGAAACTTGATCAATGCAAAATGTTGGGAACTTAGGGAGAAGAAATGCAAGATTCTGGTGCAGCTACCCTGAAGAAATTATAATCCTAATCTAAACATGTCCTTTTTTAACAATAGTCATGCTGTATTTAATCACAGTTTGTTATGCAAACAGCTATTCTGACATACTGCGAACTTCTAATAGACTAAAAATCCTTAAATGCTGCATTTTAACACTCAGAGCTGCAGTTACCAGAAAAAGAAAGTGCAAGTGCTCTGTAATTTGTTAGAAAATTACAAAATATTAAACTGCTGGAAAGCATCATAGACACTTTGGAGAATATGGTGAAGCCTGTTTCCATTAGTTTTATTTTTGTAAATGTCTTTGTATAAAGTTTAATCTTTTCAAAGCTCTTAAATGCAAGTGCTGTGATTATTTTAGTTACACTTTTTGTCTATAATGAGTAAGATAATTTCACTTTCAGGAGCATTTGTACTGTTAACTGGGCACAGAGTAAGAACTGAAATGGACCTCTGCCAGTCTGTGCTCAATTACGTGGAATGAATTGCTCCCAGTTTTTTTGGAAAACAAACAGAACTGAATATTTGATTTCCATATTGGTTCCTGGTGTTGTTTATTATGGTATGGTGGTGTCTACTTTATAGCACGTATTTTGATCCTAGATTTGTAACTATTCCCTTACTATTTTCCAGCTGTGCATTCATGCCTAGACATAGATGTGTTTTGAACATACAGAATAAATTTTACTTTAATTGCAAGCTGTGCTTGTAAGTTGGTATAAATAGGGCCACTCTATGCATGCTGCACAACACTTTTGTTTGCTGAATCCAAGTTCCTGACTAATAACTGTTGATCAAAAATGAAACTAGCTAGAGCTATTTCAAACCGTTTCTGAGTTGAATTCCAAGGAAGAGTTTATTAGGAATGCAGACTAAATTCTtgggtcaaagaggtatgttttaaggacAATCTTGAACTCCCCGTTCTTCATTttcccactaccccccacccccaccccaaccaacacTTTTAAGTCGGAAAATCCAGTATTTGGGACAAAAATAAGAGATGAAACCATAAAGGGAATTTAATCATGCAAATGAGAATTTTAGATATAAGGTATTTGGAAAACAGGAAGTCAGTTTGGTCATCGAGGGCAGAAATGACTAGACAgattacaggcagcagagtttgtgatgagctgaagtttagcGGGTGGATGAGGCTGATCAGAAAATCATTGGAATAATCAATTCTGGAGTTAACAAAAACACaggtgaggatttcagcagcatatGGACTGAGGTAGGGTGAAAGGGGGCAATATTATGgggtggaagtaggcagtctttgtgatggagtTAGCAGATGTATATCCATCTTTCATAACTATAAAGAAATTGAAGAACAAAAGCATCAGCTGTGATGAGTTTAACAGGccaactctgttttttttttaattatctaAAGGCAGGAAAATGCCTGTGCAATTAACCTGAATGAATTGCAAAGAATACTCCACTGAGAGATGTCTAGAAGAATTGTGCTTTTCTGTGTGTCTCATTCTTTCTTCTGTCATAAATTCCCTCTTACAACAGGTAGCCAAGTAAACTCTAAGTCACCATCTAATTATTTTCTACTTGACCTTGTGGATTAAAGCTACCACAATAGGTGGAATCAAGTTGCTGCACATGGCAGCACTAAGTCATGCAAACCATAAGGTCCCAAGCATGTTTCCTATTCTAAGAGTTTGCAGATCTCAACAGAAGCAGCATTTGGGGATCACAATTTACCTTGCCAACTGTTTCAAAGTGGTTGGGGGAGGActgccagtgttcctgctcctgtttgctATCTATTGATTCCTGCTGAGAACTGAATGTGTAAACATCAGGTAAGGACAAGATGAGTATGATTGGCTTTCCATTCAAATATCCTGCTGACATAGACTCCCTAGGCACTCTTGCGGAATGATCACAAGCAAGATATTCGAAGTGTCAGCATTCAGAAGGGCAAGGGTAAAAAATGGATAGAGAAGAGAATTATTATAAAGAATAAAATAATGGCTTTTCTAGGGAAATATTTTGAAATAAAGAGCATAAGTGGGTTCATCAAtcatcaaaataaaagcaaaatactgcggatgctagaaatctagaacaaaaacaaaaatacctggaaaaactcagcaggtctgacagcatctgcggagagggatacaggtgatgttttgagtctgtatgacccttcatcagaactaaaaaatatagaaatgagatgacatataagctggtagaggggggtgggagggacagatagagctcgatagggggccagtgataggtggagaccaaGAAGatactgccaaagatgtcatacacaaaaggacaaagaggtgttgacggtgatgatattatctaaaagatgtgctaatggtgacattaagggtaacaagcaggacaagctagtgacagatggcccttatgggggtggggtagggggaagggatcaaaatgggctagaaggtagagatgaaacaatagatcagaataaattttaaaataggtagaaaaagaaaaatatatttgaaaaaaaaaattataaattattggaaaaggggggatcggaaaggggtggggatggaggagagtgttcatgatctgaaattgttgaactcaatattaagtccagaagactgtaaagtgcctagtcgaaagatgaggtgctgttcctccagtttgcattgagcttcactggaacattgcagcaggccaaggacggacatgtgggcatgagaggagggtagtgtgttgaaatggcaagcaacagggaggtgtgggtcatgtttgcggacagaccgaaggtgttctgcaaagcagtcacccagtctgcgtgtggtctctccaatgtaaaggagactgcATTAGGAGCAGCAAGtgcagtaaactaaattgaggcaagtgcaagtgaagcactgcttcacttgaaatgagtgtttgggcccttggacagtgaggggggggaagtaaaggggcaggtgttgcaccttctgcggttgcatgggaaggtgccgtgggagggggttgaggtggaggggatgatggaggagtggaccggggtgtcctggagggaacaatccctgtggaaagccgccagggttggtgaagggaagatgtgtttggtggtggcatcatgctggagttggcggaaatggcagaggatgatcctttgaacgcggaagctgatggggtgataagtgaggacaagggggaccctatcatggttctgggagggagaggaaggtgtgagggtggatgcgcgggagatgggccggacacggttgagggccctgtcaaccgccATGGgcggaaaacctcagttaaggaagaaggaagacatatcagaggaactgtgttggaaagtggcatcatcagaacagatgtgacggaggcgaaggaactgagagaataggatggagtccttacaggaagcggggtgtgaggagctgtagtctactgcatttgctgttcccaatgtggtgtcctttacgttggagagaccaaaagcagactgggtgatcgctttgcggaacaccttcggtctgtccgcaagcatgacccacacCTTCCTGTCgcatgccatttcaacacaccaccctgctctcatgcccacatatctgtccttggcctgctgcaatgttccagtgaagctcaacgcaaactggaggaacagcacctcatcttccgactaggcactttacagtcttctggacttaatattgagttcaacaatttcagatcacgaactctctcctccatccccaccccctttccaatcctcctttttccaataatttataatttttttaacaaATATATTTTCTTTTACCCAcctaattttaaatttattttgatctattgtttcatctctaccttctagcccatttcgatcccttcccctcaccccacccccactagggccatctgccactagcttgtccagTTTGTTACCCTTAACGTCCCCATTAGCACTACTTCTAGATAATAgcatcaccgtcaacacccctttgtccttttgtctatgacatctttggcagtctcttcttggcctccacctatcactggccccctatcgagctctatctgtccctcccacccccctctaccagcttatatttcatctcatttctatattttttagttctgatgaagggtcatatggactcaaaacatcacctgtatccctctccacagatgctgtcagacctgctgagtttttccaggtatttttattcttGTTCATCAATTGTCAGATTTGGAGGAGCTATACAGAGTGTAATGTTATGGACAATCTGATTTAACAGAGTAATTAACATAAAGTTTCAGTGATTTTTGTTGTTTTATTTCTTTCCTTATGGAACAAAGCCACTTTCCTAATGAAATCGCTACCAATGTTTTTTGCAAATGAATAGGTAAAGTATTAAATTTCTTATTTGGACAGCTTTTTTCAAAGGGTTCAAATAATGACTGATGCACAAATATTCTTCAAAAAAGGATTGTTAACTTTGAAATGTTATTATAGGTATTATATCTCATTTTGTGGCTATGTTTGATTCTGCACTCCACTGCAAACATCAGTTACTAAGGCtataatttttaaaacaaaacaatttattGCAAAGTGTTTAACATTTTAAGGAAAAATCTGAATGTTTTTATGCAAAAATTAGTCTGTTTTCAATAACTACTGCTCTGCTGCATGATTCCTGCTATTTTAAACTCCCAGCATAATAAAATCATAGACTTCCAAAAgatcaaactctctccctcaatatATAATTTTTAGGCTAATAGTACTATGCCATCTGTTACATCTGTCCTGGCTTCTTCCATAAGAATTAGATATTTTGCCTTTTAGTTATTTCTTGGTTGACAGATGACCTGCTCCAAGCTCCTCCTTATGTCAGTCTTAAGGTAGTTATTGAGTTGTGTAAGCACTAAGAAGATTTTGTGCCTGAGTTTTGCCTTGCCTTCGTAAGTTTTGAAGTTATGAGCTCATCATGATAGCTGTACCACCAGCATACTACAATATTATCACTTTGTAAAACTAGGACATGTTTAACTTTCAAACTCCTTATTTGTCAACAGGTATGTCAAAAAGGAGGTACCAGAAATGAGGCTTCAATGTTTTTTCCTTTGTTCTAATTTGTGTATTGTATTTTGTTTCAGGTGAGTCAGTCACATCCACACATTCTCCCAGGTATCCTAGTCCAGCTGAACTTGATGCTTATGCCCAGAAGGTGGCTAACAGCCCACTAACAATCAAGATCTTTCCTACAAATATCAGGGTTCCTCAGCATAAgcaccttaacaggactgtgAATGGCTATGACACAACAGGGCAACGCTACAGTCCATACCCTATACACTCTGGAGGATATCAGGGTCTTTTAGCAGTTGTGAAGGTACATGGCAAAAGTGTGGTGAAAAATACAGATGGCAAGAGGACACGGATGTCCCCAGCACAAGTTGGAAATGGCAACATCGGACCCTACCTGGTGCCAAGCACTTTAGCGCAGAGTCAATCGTGTACTGGGCAAATAAGTTACCACAGCAGCCAGAAATCTTTGGAGGGACCTGTTCCACCTAATGTAACTGTTGCCACATCTGTTATTCCAATAGGAGGACGTAGTCTGGCTCTGCAGCAGTCAAATCTCCCCTCTATTCAAAGCATCATCTACCAGATCAACCAGCAATGCCAGGCTCAGGCATCACAACAGGCTTCAGCTGCTGTCTGTCAAGGTGCTCTTGTCACCAATCCAAGCCCAGCCACAGTGGCCAGCCGCAATACAGTCAATGGCTTTACCAACATGATTAATGGAAGCGTGGTGTATGCTGGAAATGTTGTACCTGAATGCCGTGGAGGAGCAGAGTTGACAGCTGCTTCAGGTTTAGTCTCTGCAGCAGGACCTAAACCTGGGGCCTATCCAGATGGAATGGATTATTTACTATGGCAACAGAAACAACAGATCCGTATGTACTcaggcagtggtggtgggggagtagTAAGTAAGTCGCCAGAGGTTTGTGGTGCCCCACGACCGTATACCTTGGCACCTGCTATTGAAAAAGTCCCTTCATCTCCCTTGAACTGTGTGGGCATGCACTGCAACTTTTCAACAGGGCAGTATTTGGCTGCCCCTTGGAACAGCGTACTGGTGACACCAGACAGTGACTGTTATAACCCACAGGACCTCACAAACGGCCACCGTGACCTTGTTCACCCTTCAGATGGGCTCACTAGTGTTTCCAGTAGAACGCTATGTAATACCTCTATCCTCAGCAGTAGTCTGCAGTCACTGGAGTATTTGATTAATGACATTCACCCTCCCTGCATTAAAGAGCAAATGTTGGGTAAAGGATACGAGACTGTGTCAGTACCTCGATTATTGGACCACCAAAATGCTCACATTCGACTACCCGTTTACAGATAGAGAGTGAACTGCTGTTTGGAAAAGATAGAATGATGGTGTTAAATCTTTTATAGATATACACCGAAGCCTCCAGCCTCAATACAGCAGTCAAAGGCAAATGAAGTGGAGTGTTTAAAATGCCCCAGGGATTACAAGATGCTGGAATGAGTTTGGTTTGGACAAAAGTATCGAATCTACTGGTGTTAATGATGAAAGatggcaattttttttaaattacaaaaaAACAGGGATTGGGGACTCGCATTGGACATCAGAGGGCAAAATGCTATCGGAAATATGCAGAGAGCTTTGCCGTGTGTGCTGATGAGTCTGCATGCAGAAAAATTTAAATTTCCAATCCTGCGCTGAATTCTGTGAACATGTGGTTCCGAGATCCTCACCATTGCCGCTTCATCATTGTCATCTTCATCTTTAACGTTGTTACAAAAAATGAGCTACTGCCTAATCCTAGTGGAGAGTTGTTATTGCACTGTATTGGAATAAAGATAAAAGTGGGGACAGTCCAAAATATTATAAAAGAAAGTAACTTGCAAAACTTGAACCTAATTCTTTAATTcttgtttgatttttaaaaagattttgtGTTGGCTGCTAAAATGAAATAATTTTTCCTTTTAAGTTTAGAAAAAAAGTTGAAGTAATTTCACTTGAGGGAATTGCTAGTTTTAAATTTTTGTTTGTAATTAAATATACTATATGCCCACATCTGTGCTAAAATAGCAAAGCAAGCTGTGAGAAGGTGTAAGGGTTGATGGTTTTGATAAATGCACTCAGAAGAATGCGCTATACATTATTGCTATTATTTCCATAGGACGAGAAAACCCATTAGGTGTAAATGAGTTTGTAAGAGCACATTCCTACGAAAGCAGACTGTGTATATACTggccttttttttaacctttcaaGTGAAATAAAGGCCTGTtaagctttgcagaacaccctgAGTTTGAGTGCTGCTGTACTGAAAAACAGCAGTATCTGATGGCAACTGTAAAATTATTGTAGGCCATGCAAAATGACTGCAAGCAGCCAAGCTGGCAGCCTTACCATGCCTATGTTATTCATTAGAGACCCAAGTATAATGTCTGAGGACCACTATTTAGTGTTTTATCTTTCCTCTTCCACTTCCCATCCAATATAAAATAACATTTGCTGTTTCTGGTCCTTTCCAATATTATCCTTCAATTAGCTACTAAGTTCTGCACAGCCAGGGCTTCCGCTGACTCAAAGGGCCTTTAACACTTCTAAAAGTGTACCCTACCTCCCAATGTACCTTAGAATTAGCGAGCCACCATTCAGCAGCTACCTTATAATGACGGTGAGGGAAATAGTAAGACTGCACCTTAAGTTGGAGCTAACAACAATTTGGCTTTCATATTCAAATGACCATTATTAAAAGTTCTTATTTCCAAACATCAGTTTTCAATTGCATAATCAAACCACACTTGTCAAAAACAGATTTTAGCTCAACCAAAACAAGTCACCTAAATAAGTTAATCGATATCATCTCAACAGATTGCAGAAAAGAAAAGGTGATTAAAATACAAAAGGTGAAGCACTGTAATGAGCTGTATTTTACATTCTCAGTATACATTACCAGAAAATACACAAATTTTCTTTTATGATGTAGAGGTTTTAGATCACCACTGCTATTGCATGGTCTTTTGTTTCTTGTACCATTTAATGCCTGGCAAAATTACTTTGGATTATAAAAGCTTTAATTTAAGTTAATTGTTACATTAATTCATACAGGGTTAAAATGCTTCTAATTGACAAAATTTGCAACAAAAAAATGTACAAAACAGGATTTTGTTAAGTACAAAGCATTTTACCTACCAACCATGTAATTCAACACCTGAATCATCAGGTGCCCAGATTAAGGCAACCAATGAAGTGTAATTAATTATCATAATTCAGTTTCAATTTGGTGCTGACGTTCAGCTCCAGTTTTCTATTTGTCTTttttgccccccctcccccatgctaagtcactactctctgtttcttatcAACATCTTCACATTATTTTGCTGCATCCTTTAACCCAGAAAATGAGCAACAGTAGGCTGCATATTTATCCACATCTGTTTTATTAATGTCTAATAATAGGTAATGGGATGGGCAGACCAGAAGGTGAGTTGGATGGTTGTATCTTTTCTCTTCCTCTACCCACACCCCCCGTTTCCTCACCACCAGTCCCCAAATCCCTGTGGATTGGAATATCAACTTTTGCTTGATTCAATCAAAATATCCACTGCCTTACTCATGTTTGGGTGCTGCTATCTCACAGCTTGTTGAAAGAAAATGTAGGTATAGTCAGCATCTATAAAATGAAAATTGAAGTTTCAGTATAAACACTTCATCAGACCAATTCTGCCAACCTGAACATTATTTTTTTATTACAGATGCTGATGGACCTActgtatatttccagcattttctgcttataTAGTAGCATCCAGAATATCTGTCATTATTCACAATGAGTTTTAAATCATACTTTTGTACTCTTTATTTGTACATGTGGAGTTGTGGCCTTAAAAGGTTCACCCATGTGATGTGATTAATGATAATTCCTTGGACTCCCTCCATTATTTATAATGTGTTATTGCAGTGTAGAAACCACATAACAATGTATTCATTAATCTTTCCTTTCTATAATTTTGGAGTTTGGGGAAAGAAATGACAGTAAACTTTGAAATACCTACAAATACTCCCCAAGCTTGCGTGCTATTGCTCTATATAACAGCCTTACTAAGAACTGATGAAATTCAGCCAACAAATTTCAGAGCAGTTCAATGTTTAATTCACAGTCTAGAAGTCAGGTACTCAGTTTGGATGTGTTTATTTGAATTGGCTTGCACTTGAATTTGCTGAACAATTCATATGAGAGCACATGCAGCAAACATTTCCAATGCTTTCAGAAAGTACTGGCTTTTGCAGGTTGTGCTTTTAAGGTCCATTTGTCTTAGTTTTGTTTTTAAGATACTGATtgtgttttaattttatttcgTTAGCTGCTTTCAATATCTGTATATATTCACTACTTCTGTTTTATCCACTGTGCACACATGATTGTGTAGCTAGCCTTTATTTAGGAtgagaggaaaaatagaaatggcaAAATATATTTATCTTTAATTGCACAATGGGAGTAATTAAATAGAGACAAAGGAATGTGACACCAGGAACATTTGTTCCAGCTTGAGGAAAACTGATGAAAAGAAAGAGTGAGGGTACTTTGAACCAACTGATTTTCACATGACTAGTAATAATGTCCAAAAATACCTTTAGTGTATAGGTATAATTAACATGCATACCTGTTAAGTATATCTGATGGTACACACTGGAAATGTGGTTTAATTATTTGCTGCCAGGGGGTCAAAATCCAAATATTTGTAACAGTTGAACTTGGCAGTTACAAAGCACTAATAGTTGaatccactccccctcaccaccaccaccaccacctcccccccccatatTAAATAGATTCTGGGATGAATGACCAGATTAAACTCCTGAGGTAGAGAGACTAGTTAGGATGGTCAATTTATATATTGTCCTTGCATCTCTGGGACCTGACCTAATTTCAGCTACATTATGGTTTACAAGCCTCACCACTCCACTGACCATGAAGGTCCTGTATGAAATCAATTCGGGACATAATCTAATTTCTCATGGGTAAAAGCTCAGTTCAAAATATCCTGAAATTCAGTTGGTTATGTGGCAGGGGTAGGGGTTGAATGGGAATCAAATGCTCCTTTAAGCCTTGGGTTTGGGGTGATATAAATGATAGCTTCACTCTGCATCTATTTCTGCACTGGGAAAGCATCATGCTGACCATGGATGTAAAAGTTGAAGAGCACTCCCATTTCTTAATATACATGTCCTAATCTCAATACAATTTTACACAGATGAGTCAATGCAATGATTATCTTTTGCATCTTTGGCATTTTCCATAATACTGGCATAAGAGTGGATTTCTAAATTAATGTGCCAATTTGCACTTTACCAGGTGAATATTTGGTGCTGCTAGAAATCATGTAAAGCTGTAAGGCAGATTTTTCTCACTCATTGTTGACCAGTCCATTAATTTCAAAGTAAATGTTTATTTCTTCATAATGGTTCTGTTTATGTGCAGAATGTAATGTATTTTTGTTTCTAAATTTTACTTTGTTTCCTGCAATTCAAATGTGATTAAATACAGAGCTAGTTTTTCCAAGAAATGTTAAAACTGGATCAGGATCAGTCTAAAATTAGAGGTAATGGGAATGAAACAGATGAATTATACAAGGCCTGTCAAGGTTTCGATCAGTTAGGCATTTGTACAAGTCTGATCTTTATCAGTGTTTAGTAGAGTACTAGCAAAAGAAAAACACATCTCAACTTCTTACCTAACCCTGTTATAACCTGTAATGCTAGGTGTAAATCCTCTATCCAAAAAATTAAGTATACTGTAGTGAAACATCATAAACTCCTTAATTTCAAAATATACTAACTTATCAGAACATTGTTTTGAAACACCCTCttttcctctgccctcactgcatTGTCATTTATTTTTTCCCATGCTGAAACAAACGGGAGTATCTGAATGTCTTATTTCAAATGTTGGAGAAAATTTGGCACAGCATTTTGTTGCTGACCTCAGTGTCTTATGTGAACTTGATGGAAAATTCTTCAGAACCAAATTTTCCAGAATTAGGATAATCTTTCCTCTTTTCACCATCCATTGAACAAAAGCTTTGGGTTTTAGACCAAGTGCATACTTTCTCTTGAGCTTCTGTTGTATCAATGGTGTTCATAATGGAGTGATTGAACAATTTGGGGAGAAGACTGAAACAAGACCATCTGAATCCTACTACTAATCTGTGCAATTCTATCTTCCATCCATGTAGGCATGTTATTCTGTGATGCAATAAAATGGGTTCAGTCATGGCGATACTGAGAAGTTTTAACATTGTGGTAATCGTAATGATAGTAAGTTGAATAAGGAATTTTTAGCTGGCAATTATCAAAAATGTTTAGACATTTCACCAACAAAACTGGTTCTAATTGACTTAAATGTGGAATCTATTAAATCAAGAATGATTCCTAGTGGATGTTTTCTGACACTGTCAATTTCATTTATAAGCAGTACGTTTTTTATGGTGATTATTTGATTAGCCCAAGTTAAATCCCCATGATGTTTATATACTGTGTCTACAATTGGGTAGGTCAGTGACGGAACATTGTCTCTTTGCTTAGCTCCAGTGTCATAACATTGTTAATAAACTGAAACAAGCTTGTACCGATGCCAAAATTAAAACTCTGCATTTGTTAACCTTACACCAAATATGGAAACAAAAAAAATCCCATTTTCTAGTGATGTCAACTCCTACTTCCTAACTCTGTTGGGAAAGTACTTTAAGGTGGCTGAATTGACATCTTAAAAGAAAATCCTAATTGTCATTACATTGAACTCTGGTAAGAATTTGGTTCCATCGAAGCTGgttaccaccaatgcacagcatCTTAGTGAGTGAATGAATAGATAAAAACTGGAATTTATCAAAGCAAAAAGACAAATAACATTGTCTCCTGACAGATTGGTAGAATTACTGTTTGCAAGCTACAGTAAGTGACTCTGAGGGTATTTAGGAAAGAGGAAGGGCTGAATTCTCCTCAGTCTGATAGTTATTCTGCACAGTTCATTGATGCTAATAGAGCTAATCCAGAATATATGCCGCCCACGATGACCCTCTCAACTTTGGAGCAAGCATATTCTTGGCCAAACAATAAGCTGTATGCATTAGGATAATGGTATTAAATTCCAAATAGGATTCTGCTTGGAGCACTCTGTCATTCTACTTTTCTCCCTCAGCTGTTGAGACACTGCAACATATGGCATGTCATTAGGAAGATTCGCCTACTGAAAAGCCAGTctcccaaacatttttttttccagttGCTGAGAAGAGGCAAAAGAATAACATCCAAAGAATGGGATTTGTTTTATGTTCACCTTCATTTAAAGCCTTTGAAAAAAGATTTTGTACATTGAAGAAAAGGAGTACCTACCTTTGTTTTTGTCCTTGGAGATTCACTAATCAAGTTATTAATCAGATTTGCTTCACACCTGGCACATTCTGCTCAATAAGTTTCATCAAAATTTTCAATGGTGTCATGGCAAGAATTCAGCTTTTATGATCAACaggtgagggagaggaagggctaTCCCTGCAGTCTACTTACTAGACAAATATAGACAAACAAAAGATCCTCTTTACTTCAGGGTGACTTTAGTCAGTTCCTTCATCATCTAGGAGCAACGTGCACCTGTGGCAAAAATTTCACTTTTTCTCATTGATTGGATGCTGGAATTGAAAAGATTGTTTAGGTTAAACAATAAGACATTTTAGTGGTTTTTATGGGTAGGAAGTACACAGATAACATTTTAAGAAGATAGAAGGTTCTTCATTCATTGTTCTTGTAGTTGAATGGGACCTGCTTAGTAGCATCTGCCAAATGCTATTATATAATTAAGGGTGGATAAAGGAATAACTTTGTGCAGAACACGGATGAATGATCAGTAGGAAAAGATGATGTGGTATGAATTGCCCAATTTATATTGATAGGTTTTAACATATGGAAAGTAAGGTTACAAAAGGTAAATTTCAAAACAACATGATGGATTTCATAGATTCCTTTTTGAAGTCCAATTAGCACTGCACAAGGACAGGAATAATGAGCTAGATGC is from Carcharodon carcharias isolate sCarCar2 chromosome 13, sCarCar2.pri, whole genome shotgun sequence and encodes:
- the fam222a gene encoding protein FAM222A; its protein translation is MLACLQRTQNPPSRRLSCPSKTLESLKCESVTSTHSPRYPSPAELDAYAQKVANSPLTIKIFPTNIRVPQHKHLNRTVNGYDTTGQRYSPYPIHSGGYQGLLAVVKVHGKSVVKNTDGKRTRMSPAQVGNGNIGPYLVPSTLAQSQSCTGQISYHSSQKSLEGPVPPNVTVATSVIPIGGRSLALQQSNLPSIQSIIYQINQQCQAQASQQASAAVCQGALVTNPSPATVASRNTVNGFTNMINGSVVYAGNVVPECRGGAELTAASGLVSAAGPKPGAYPDGMDYLLWQQKQQIRMYSGSGGGGVVSKSPEVCGAPRPYTLAPAIEKVPSSPLNCVGMHCNFSTGQYLAAPWNSVLVTPDSDCYNPQDLTNGHRDLVHPSDGLTSVSSRTLCNTSILSSSLQSLEYLINDIHPPCIKEQMLGKGYETVSVPRLLDHQNAHIRLPVYR